The nucleotide sequence AATTATTCTAATCTTGTTTCCTCTGATGCCATGGAGCTGGACCTGGTTCCCCCTGCGTCTGGGACTGGGGATTGCAACCGAGATTCTGTTCGTCCTCTCCGAAACATGGACTAACCAGCTTTGCGACGATACCTCCCGCGGGAAGGTTATGGCTTTTTATATGACCGCCATGTCCACCGGTTTCGCAGCCGGGCCCCTACTGCTATCCGCTACCGGAACAGGCGGCTTTGCGCCATGGCTGGCAGGAGGTGCTTTGTCACTGCTGGCCGCGCTGGTCCTGCTGCTGGGCACGACGACACCACCGCCCGCGCAACCCAAGGGACATGGCGGTTTTCTACATTACCTCCGCCTTGCCCCTGTTGCCCTTTTCAGCACTGCCCTCAATGCAGGGGTGGAAGCCGCTGGGATGTCGTTCCTTCCTCTCTATGCAATGAGTGCCGGATGGGGCGAAAATGGCGCGACGCAGCTTTTATCAACACTGATGCTCGGCGCGATCGCGCTCCAGCTGCCGATCGGATGGCTTGCTGACCGGATGCCACGGGAGAAACTGATTCTTCATCTTGCCCTGATCGCCGGCATCGGTGCCCTTGCCTGGCCTTGGTTAATCAGCCTTGGTGCAATCGCCTATATCGCCCTGTTTGTATGGGGAGGCGTTTTCGTAGGTATTTACACCGTGACCCTGACCCTGATTGGCAGCCGATTCTCCGGCAGCGACCTGGTGGGGCTGTATGCGGCAGCGGGGTTGGCCTGGGGCGTGGGGGCACTGCTGGGCCCATCGGCAGTCGGGGCCGCCAACATTCTGACAGCCCAAGGCCTTCCAGTCGTCACTGCGGCCTCCTGCCTGATTTTTGCCTTATTCATACGCCGCTATGTTTACCGATCAGCCTCATGACCGAGCCTCATAATCATCCATCCCTCATTACAAAAACATTATTATAACAAGAAAAGAATGACAGTTATTGAGCAAACTGAGGCAGGTTGCTAAAAAAACGGATGTTCCTGCTTTTTCAAGCTGGCAATCTTGCCTCCAGCCTTCATGGCCGGGACCATAATTGACGATATCTGATTGGCTTTATGAATTTGCCGGATATCAAGCCAGTCGGACGATAAGGAACGTTCATGATCAGATTAATATTGCTTTTGCTTGGTGCCGGTATCGTCAAGCGGCGCTGGCGTTTTCTGCTGACATTGGGAATTTTATGGGCCGGTTGCGGCGTGTTTCTGGCGTTTGATGCGCTGGACGAACATTACGTCATTCCGGTGCGCTATCTCGGTTACGTCATGATCATCGAAGGGCTGGCCACAGCCTCCTCTGCATCCGCGGCCACTGGCACAGCGCAGCGGTTGAGGTGGTTCAAGGCACTTTCTCTGTTCATGATCGGGGGGCTTGCTGCGCTGAATCACCACCATGCTAATCTGGTCCTTGCCATTCTGCTGGGGCTGTTCATTGCTGTTGATGGCATCATGAAGGTCAGCAGCGCACAGATTGTGAGGTTTCCCGGATGGCGCACTGCACGCGCCATCGGAATAGGCGAAATCTTTTTCGCTATTTTTGTCCTCGAGCCATATCCAACTTGGTACAAGGCAACAGTCGGCGTCAATATGGGTGCATTGATGCTGCTCTCCGGCCTTGGCCTTGTGCGGTTGGGATTGCGGTTAAAACAACTTCCTGATGATGCACCGCTTTCCCCCATTCTCCAGCAGGGTCTTTCCGGATGGACATTCATTCCTGCCCCTGCCAACCAGACAGAGCAAAACACTCAACCTGCACAGATCGGTGAACTGATCGTGCATGTATGGACCCCTACCGGCCTGTCACCCAGCCAGATCCGCTCCGGCAGGCTTATCGGGCGCTATATCGCTGCTGTCGATCAAAACGGGGTTGTCTCAACCGGGCACGCTGCACTGGAAATGGCGCCGGACGTTTACATCAGCCATTATCCGAAAAACGAAATCGACCGGAACCCTGGGGAATTTGGACGTATTCTCCGGGCTACTCGCGACAACGATGTAGAGGGTCGCTTTCTGCCTACCTATCAGGAAGAAGCAGCAGGATGGTGCGAAGCCACGGCCCATGTCCGCTTTGAGCAGTTCGACGCGGCCCGTCTGCGGGCTTTCTGGAATACCTATCGGCAAGACAATACCTACAATCTGACCAATCGTAACTGTTCCAGCGTCGTCGCACAGGCTCTGGATGCCGCACTGGAAGGTGCCTTGACCGCACGCACAGCACGGCTACCTCTGTCACGGCTGATGCGGATATTCCTTAGCCCTGAACTCTGGGTTGCTGGATTGCTGCGCCAGCGTGCCGAATCTATGGCCTGGACGCCGGGATTAGTGCTGGATTACGCCCGTGCCCTGTCCGCCGTTATTGAGCCGCCCGCTATTTCCTGGCTGTCACTTGCGGCCCGTGCATGGCGACGGCAAAAGCGTACACAGGCATCATGAACAAGCATGTGCCATCAAAGCTAAGACTTGGCGCGATAAAACATTTCTATTATCATTTAGACCGCTCCCAAAATAAATGTTAGACTCTTTCATGGAAGCAGCAGATTTCTCTGCCAATATCCTGGCTCAATGGCCCAATATTGTCATTATCGGGATATTTTGCGGGGCTCTGGTTATTGCTCAATATTTGGTGCAGTTTCTTGCCAAAAGAATCTTCCCTCCCACCGTCCTTGCCGAATATAACCTATCAGCTCTGGATACGTTTCGTGTTCTTGGTCCCTTGGCGGGTGTATTTATCAGCTTCTCACTGGTGCAGGGGATTGCCGAATATCGTGCAACCGGACGCCAGATAAGTCTTGAGGCCACGGATGCCTATCAGCTTGACCGCGCCCTTGCTGGAACAGATCTGGGTGATAAGGCAACCCCGGCCCGGCTGGCCCTGAGTGCGTACATCCAGTCTGTGGTAACGGATGAGTGGCGTGGATTGCGGGAGGGGAAAACCGAAGCTTCGGTAACATCGCAGACAATGCAGGCCCTGCAGGAAGAGGTTGAATCTTTGGTCAATCAGCTGCCTCCCTCCATGCGTGTTGCCAACGATATTGATAAAAACTTCGACGATCTGCAGGATGACCGCGCCAAGCGGTTAGCCGTTGTGCGAGGCGGGCTTCCTTCGATCATGTGGTGGGTACTTGGCATGTTGCTGCTGCTGCTGCTGATCTGCTCGGCTTTTCTGGCACGTCCGAACAGGATTTACATTCACCCGCTACCGACATTGTTTATGGCCGGGCTGGGGATCATGTCCGGGCTTCTGTTTATTATCGACCGCCCCTATCAGGGGGAGCTTTGCGTCAGCCCGGCCCCCCTGGTGAAGGTTCTCAAGCAGCTTAATATGCGTCTCCATATTGATCATACAGGCTAGGCCCGATCACCATTCCGTTCTGGCAGCCTACAAAAGACGCTTTTGCAAGCTTTCAGATCCTCGCATATCTGAACGGCAACCCCACCTAGTCACACCATCAAGAAAAAGCCGCGATCCCATCTGATCGCGGCTTTCCTGTTTTATCGACTGTTTTGAGGGATGCTATTCATCCAAAAGCGCCCACCTCATGGCTGATGGCCGTGCCGATCTCCCGCACCAGATCAAACATATCGCTCATCGGTTGGAAAATAGCGGCATGCTCATGAGCATAGCTGCTGCCTTGGCGTTCGGTCGATGGTTCAAAATAATCCCGTTCCACCGCAGGATCTGGCGCAGGCGGGAATACCTGACTCAGAAGATTGAGGGCAAGAGGAATTTCCAGCCGCAAAATCAGGGCTTCCAGAGCCTGACGCGTTACTCCATGACGAGGCGAAAAATCAGGAATTTCCGTCTCCAGAAGCCAGATACGATGAATCAACGCCAGCCTCAGCGCATGCAGCAGGCGCTCACGCATGGTCATGCGCGGTGCATCAGACCAGCCTGCACGCAGTTGCAGGTGATCCACCTGAATGCGCCGGAACATCGCCTGTGTCACCGCCGCCAGACCCAGCCGCTCCACCGCCTTGGCTACCAGCATCAGCGCCTTTGTCTTCCGCTGATCGGTTTCCCTCTCATGCGCAGCACGATCGAGCCAGGTGGTGGGATCGAATGTCGCCACCACGGCACGCAATACGTCCAGATCAGAATGGCGCAACGCATGCTCGGCCAGATTCATGGCCCGACGGAAACGGAAGCTGTTCTGATAAAGATCGTCGAACGTTTCAGGATGACGGATCAAGGCTGCACCAATCCCGTGAATGGAATTGGCACACCAGCCCAACTGCTGAAGGATGGCGTTATTGGGGATGGCCCGCAATTCGCGCGGATGGCTAATCTGCGGACGCCCCACGGCTCCATCGCTCTGGCGGGCGGCCGGGCGGGAACCGGTCTTGTCGATCAGAGCCGGGCCGAACGCACCCAACAGGGCGGCATAGCCCGGATCTTCCACCAGTTCTTCCATATGCGTACGGATGGTCGTGAAGTAATCCGAGGCAAAATCCTGCTCATCATAAACGGGATCTTTCGGACCGGACATACGTGGGAAAGCATGTTCCGCAATTCGGGCAATCGTCGCCGTTGCCAGCGCCGGAGTGCCGAACAACAAATAGCCATCACCACCTTGAAAAGCACTTTCCTCACGCACCACAACGCCTGCAGCACGCAGGGCCTTGCGGCTTTTGGTGGGCGAAAGATATTTCAGGCGATCATAGAGTGAACCGGGATGCGCACCACGTCCGATGCTTTCGCCATGCGTATCGAACAGAATCACCTCGACACCCTTGACGTCATAACGGGCCAGCAACTCGGCAATTTTCATACGCAGGCGTTCGATCAGATAGCTGGCGGCCAGCTGCCCAACATAACGACCGGAATCCGAATAACCGAACTGAAGTGCAAGACGACCGGTCTTTTGCAGATAGGCGCGGTAATGCGGGCTGCGCAGCGCTTCCTGCAGGATTCGAGCGCCCTGTTCCAACGCATCGGCGGTCTCGAACAGCGGAGAAATCTCGATCCGGTCCTCTATTCCCAGAAGCCTTGCCAGCCACAGCGCAGTCAACAGCGTGTAACCGCTCTCGGTCTCGGCGATCAGGAATCTGACCGGTGCTGCATTGTCGATGTGTTTGACAACCTGCGCCACCGTCATCATCAACCGTGCCGCCGAAGCCTGCTCAGCAATCAGCGTACCGAAATCGATATTAACGGGCTGAACAGTATCGAGCGCCTCGTTGATCTTGCTCAGCAGAATACGACGACGGGACTGATCCTCCGGCGGATCTGTAATGCCCAGACGCTGCCGGGCGACATTGTGCAGCTGGGTCGCATTCAGACGTACATGCGTATGAGCCAGAGACATGGAATGCGACACCAAGCCTGCGCGAATCACGCACAGTGCCAGTCTGGTTTCCTCATCCGCCGTGCTGATCACCGCATCAAATTGCGGCAGCAGGGCAGCAGGATCAGTAATCGCTTCCTGCCGACGTGTAATGAGTGCCTGAGCAAAAGCCTGCACGCCATCGGGATTCGGTGTCGTCGGGCATGCCTCGATCTGGGTCGAAACGGCCTCAATCGCCTGATTCACTGTGCGCTGAAGCGCATCGGTTCCCGCAAGCGGAGCCAATTGTGCCAGAACGCGCTCCAGTTGCAGACGCTTCATACGCAGGCGCAGGCGTAACGTATCCCACCAGCCGATATCGGTACGACCATCCGTATCGTAGCCCACCCAGCTGGTTAGAATAACCGGCCTTGGAGTCAGATCGCTCCAGCGATCCGACCAGACATCGCGGGCGGCCACCAGCAGGTTGCGGTTCAACTGATCGATGGCATCACGGCCATTGATAATGGCAGCAACTGCCTGATCGAACTCGTCTTCCAGCGTTACGGAAGGGGGACGATGCGATTCGAAAGAAGATACTTCAGCACCACTGGCTGCTTCTGCCAGCGCGTGACCAACCTCAGCTGGCATCGAAAAAGTCGGATGAGCCGTAAAGACGGCGGCAAAGCGGGTTCGCTCGACCTTGGGTTGAAAATCACGAAAAGAAATCGGGCTGTCATTTGGGTCGGGCCTCACCACACGCTGGGCCACATGAGCCAGCGCCTCGTCAGCCCCTTCAATCCCACCAACATAATTGGCAAGCCTGCGCGAGCGGTCGAGATAGGCGGCATCTCTCAGATGCTTTACCAGCGCCACGAGAGAGGCGTGACTTAATGATCCGCTTTCGATTCGGCGCGCAATCGCAAGCGCCACTGAAAGCATCGGATTGCCGAACGGGTCTTCGGTAGAGCGCTCCACAGAGCGTTCTGTGACCGAAAGTAATTCGGCTGCCAGGTCCGCAGGTGCCTGCGTGTCGTGCATGTCTGCCATCACCGGAATTTTGTGCACAGGCTCAAAGAGAACGCAAACCCCTTTCGCATGGTCTTCCTTTCAAACTCTCGTTCTGTCATCACATAAGACAAAAGCAATCTTATGATAAAATTAATCTATTATCAGAATTAATAGTAAAATATAACAGCATCTATAGCAATAAAATTATAGCTCTTTTTGGTCGCAATCCTTACGGAAGGAAGCTAGGCAGGATATAAATCTCAATTATTTTAACTTTTTGCCTCTGGACAGGCTACGGAACCCTCGCGCAACCATATTGTTACCACCTTGCCTAAAACATGACACAGGAGAGAAATTCTTATGGCACGTCGCTTCGGCTGGGCTCTCGGACTGCTGGTTCCGGTCGCCGCTTGCTCCAACCCGCCTGCGCCGCCCCCGGCCCCGCCAGCCCCGACCGTCAGCGATACGGATCGTAGCTTCGTGACAGCTCTCACCCAGGCTAATCTGGCAGAGATACAGGCTGGTGATCTGGCCTCCAAAACCTCGAACAAAGCCAGCATCCGCAAGCTGGGCAGCCAGATGTCCAATGAACATAGCCAGCTGAACGAAAAGCTTGGCACACTGGCAAAAGCGAAGGGCATTGATGTCCCTACCCAGCCCAATGAACAGCAGCAGGCTGTCTATCAGAAGCTGCAGGGCGAGCGCGCCAGCCGATTCAACAACGATTATGTGGATTCTGAGCTGGACGGTCACAAAGCGCTTGAGCCGGTACTGAACCTGGAAATCAACCAGGGTTCAGATGCTGATCTGAAGAAACTGGCGGGTGATACCCTGCCGGTGATCCAACTGCATGTAAAAGAGCTGGAAGCCCTGAAAACCGGCAAGACCCCGCGCCGCCTGCGCCATGGTGCCGCAGCGGCAACCATACCGCCAGTCGTCCAGTCCGCTGCGCCTGCCGCTCTGGCTCCGGCCCCGGCAACTGCCCCTGCTGCGCAGTAATCAGCGCCGGTTCATAAGAAGGATGCCGTTTCTGCGGCATCCTTTTTTATGACTACCAAGGAGGCTGTTTTTCCATACTCTGATCAGGTGCTCAGACCGTTGGAACCCTCCCCTCTTTTTCCGCCTCCTCGCATGATGCTCCCGGTGCAGGATAAGCCTGCCCGTGACAGGCTACTTCAGGCAAAACGCCTCGCCCTTTTTCTGCTTCTGTTTATGCTGGGCCTCTCCCTGCTGGCCCTGTTCATTCCTTCCAGTTTGGGGGCAGGATGGGTCAAAGGCATGATCGGGGCAGCCGCCAATGCCGGGCTGATCGGCGGACTGGCTGACTGGTTTGCCGTCACTGCCCTGTTCCGTCATCCGCTGGGTCTGCCTGTTCCGCACACTGCGATTATTCCAGCCCAGAAGCAAAGACTAGGACAGGCACTGGGACGTTTTGTCGCTCAGCATTTCTTTACGCCGGCGGAAATATCCCGCGCGGTCAAAACCATCGACCTTGCCGGCATTTTTCAGCGGCTGCTCAATGATCCTTCCATCTTCCTGCCCGCATCACAGGCGGGGGCGAGACTGGTGCCGCGTCTGTTGTCCAGTATGGAGGCGGGTCGGGCACGCAAACTGGTCATCCGGCTGCTGCCACGCCTGATGGGTGGGCAGGCTGCCAGCGCGGTGATCGCACGCGCCCTGAATGGTCTGGTCGATGGGGGCAAGCATCAGGATATTTTTACCCTGCTGCTCAACGCCCTAAGGGATACGCTGCATCAGAAAGAATCACAGCTACACGGTATCATCGCCCAGCGCGTCTCCGAGCATGGCGGACGGCTGGTCGGCTGGGTCGTCGGTGCTCAGATCGCCAGCAAGGTTCTGGCTGCGATCAATGTTGAACTCGATAAAATGGGGCCTGATCAATCAGACCTGCGTCTTGCCTTTGATGAATGGGTACGGGTTCAGATTGGTAAGTTACAGAACGATCCCGCCCATGCTGCAGACATGGGAAAAGCCGTCACCAGATTAATGGCAGAACCTGCCGCGCAGGCTTGGCTAAAAGACATATGGCAACGCCTGCGCAGTACTATCGTGACCGATGCCAATAGAAATGACGGCCGTACCGTTCTGATTATTCAGGGTTTTCTAGGTGAGCTTGGCAGTCTGCTCGAACAAAGCCCTGATATGCGGGACACATTAAATCGCGGAGCAGAGTCAATTATCCTGAACGCACTTCCGTCGTTACAGGAATCGCTGTCTCAGTTCATTGCCTCGGTCGTGGCCGGATGGGATACGGAGACAATTACCGACAAGCTTGAGCTACGGATCGGACGCGACCTGCAATTTGTGCGCGTAAACGGAACTTTGGTTGGCTTTGTCGTCGGCGGCGCGCTTTATGCAGTGCTGCGGGTAATCTCCAGCCAGATCGGCTGAACAGATCGATTTTTATTCAGAAAAAGCTGCTGTGCATGGCACTGCGAACACGCAGCACCCGTGCGGCGACATAGGCCACCGCCAAGGCAACGACAGCCACCGGAATCATAAGCACAGCCAGCCAGATCGCCAATGCAGCCGCCGCAAGACCCGCCATGATCATGGCTGCCACCATGGCAGAGACAGCAAAGCGCGCACTGAAGGGTGGGCGAACCGGGCGGCGGAACTCACCATCCAGCGTCATATCCAGCACAGGGGGAGATGACTTTTTCTGCATACTGTCCATCTTGATCGAGGCCTCCTTGCATACAAGGCTGACGAGCGGCTCAAGTTCCTGCCACCATAGGGCTAATAACGCCCTACAGGAATGCCCGGGACATTAAACTTTCTCAAATTTCATCCGTGACAACACCGAATTCAACCAGATCGCTTTTTCCGAAGCTGGTCGAAATCGCCACATCGGTCGCATCCCGTCCACGCGCCATCAAGATACGGCCGATACGCGGCTTGTTATGCCGAGCATCAAATGTATACCAGATACCATCCAGATAGACATCAAACCAGGCGCTGAAATCCATTGGGTCCGGCACAGGTGGAATGCCTATATCGCCAAGATAACCGGTGCAGTAACGCGCAGGAATGTTCATGCAACGGCACAAAGTGACAGCAAGATGTGCAAAGTCACGGCACACCCCGACCTGCTCCTCATGTGCTTCCCAAGCGGTTCTCGTGGCGCGTGCCATCTGATAATCAAAACGGATACGCTGGTGTACGTAATCAACGATTGCCTGCACGCGGGGCCAACCTTCCGGCATCTGACCAAAGAGCTGCCAGGCAAGCGTGGAAAGACGATCCGTCTCGCAATAACGACTGCCCATGAGATAGACCAACACATCATCCGGCAGCATGGGCACCGGGGTCTGTCGGGCTGACCAGTTCACGACATCCGCCTCACCACTATCCTGAATGGTGAACATCGTCGAAATCGTGATCAGGCCGGGAGGTGCAACCAGACGGGTGCAGCGGTTTCCAAAGCCATCCGTATAAACCGTCATGGCCGTCGGTGGATCCAGCGTAACAATACCCGGATCCAACAGATCACCGGCACGGGATGGATGTACATGCACCATCAGCAGCATCGGAGTGTAATCAATATGCTGATAAGTCAGCCTGTATCCGGCACGAATATGCAATCCTGTCTCCCTTCGGCATACAGCAGAAACCGGAACCGCCTCCTCACGTGCAGGAAGAGAAAGGCTTCCTCTCTCCCTCTCCACATCGACAGGTCTGCGCTCCGAATAGCCTTGAAACGCCTGTGGAACAGAAGCTGTTCCCCGCAAACGATGAATAACAGCAAGCAAAATTCTGGCCAGACCCTGAAAAAAAGTCAGAACAATCTCCTGTGAAGCAAGAAACAAAAAACGGCCCGTGAAAACGGGCCGTTTCCAGATAGAACGAAGCAGAAATACTCTCCCCGCAGAAGCGGGGAAAAGCCATCTCAGGCGCTCTTGGTCATGATTTCGTCCGCAACGTTACGCGGCACAGGATCATAGTGATGGAACTGCATGGTGAAGGACGCACGGCCCTTCGTCATGCTGCGCAGATGAGAAATATAGCCGAACATTTCCTTCAGCGGCACCTGCGCACGCACCAGAACGGTGGAGCCGGAGCTTTCCTGATTTTGGATCATGCCGCGACGACGGTTGAGGTCACCGACGACGTCACCGACGTGATCCTGAGGCGTGGTCACTTCCACGTCCATGATCGGTTCCAGAATCTGAGGACCGGCTTTCTTCATACCTTCGCGGAAGCACGCCTTACCCGCGATTTCGAAGGCCAGCGCCGAGGAGTCGACGTCATGGTACTTGCCGTCAATCAGGCTGAACTTGAAGTCCACGGTCGGGAACCCGGCCAGCACACCCGTTTCGGCCTGCACGCGGATACCTTTGTCAACGGCCGGGATATATTCCTTCGGCACGGAGCCACCGACGACCTTGTTTTCGAAGACAATACCTTCATTCCGTTCCAGCGGCTCGAAGACAATCTTCACTTCGGCAAACTGACCGGAACCACCGGACTGCTTCTTGTGGGTATAAACTTCGGTGTGGGATTTGCTGATGGTCTCACGATAGGCCACCTG is from Granulibacter bethesdensis and encodes:
- a CDS encoding MFS transporter, giving the protein MASIFGLGYSLSAALIALRLENSGASSLSIGLNAAMHAVGVLITAILLPRFSVRFGMRFLLLLSLLATTIILILFPLMPWSWTWFPLRLGLGIATEILFVLSETWTNQLCDDTSRGKVMAFYMTAMSTGFAAGPLLLSATGTGGFAPWLAGGALSLLAALVLLLGTTTPPPAQPKGHGGFLHYLRLAPVALFSTALNAGVEAAGMSFLPLYAMSAGWGENGATQLLSTLMLGAIALQLPIGWLADRMPREKLILHLALIAGIGALAWPWLISLGAIAYIALFVWGGVFVGIYTVTLTLIGSRFSGSDLVGLYAAAGLAWGVGALLGPSAVGAANILTAQGLPVVTAASCLIFALFIRRYVYRSAS
- a CDS encoding protease codes for the protein MIRLILLLLGAGIVKRRWRFLLTLGILWAGCGVFLAFDALDEHYVIPVRYLGYVMIIEGLATASSASAATGTAQRLRWFKALSLFMIGGLAALNHHHANLVLAILLGLFIAVDGIMKVSSAQIVRFPGWRTARAIGIGEIFFAIFVLEPYPTWYKATVGVNMGALMLLSGLGLVRLGLRLKQLPDDAPLSPILQQGLSGWTFIPAPANQTEQNTQPAQIGELIVHVWTPTGLSPSQIRSGRLIGRYIAAVDQNGVVSTGHAALEMAPDVYISHYPKNEIDRNPGEFGRILRATRDNDVEGRFLPTYQEEAAGWCEATAHVRFEQFDAARLRAFWNTYRQDNTYNLTNRNCSSVVAQALDAALEGALTARTARLPLSRLMRIFLSPELWVAGLLRQRAESMAWTPGLVLDYARALSAVIEPPAISWLSLAARAWRRQKRTQAS
- a CDS encoding DUF4239 domain-containing protein, whose translation is MEAADFSANILAQWPNIVIIGIFCGALVIAQYLVQFLAKRIFPPTVLAEYNLSALDTFRVLGPLAGVFISFSLVQGIAEYRATGRQISLEATDAYQLDRALAGTDLGDKATPARLALSAYIQSVVTDEWRGLREGKTEASVTSQTMQALQEEVESLVNQLPPSMRVANDIDKNFDDLQDDRAKRLAVVRGGLPSIMWWVLGMLLLLLLICSAFLARPNRIYIHPLPTLFMAGLGIMSGLLFIIDRPYQGELCVSPAPLVKVLKQLNMRLHIDHTG
- a CDS encoding phosphoenolpyruvate carboxylase, yielding MHDTQAPADLAAELLSVTERSVERSTEDPFGNPMLSVALAIARRIESGSLSHASLVALVKHLRDAAYLDRSRRLANYVGGIEGADEALAHVAQRVVRPDPNDSPISFRDFQPKVERTRFAAVFTAHPTFSMPAEVGHALAEAASGAEVSSFESHRPPSVTLEDEFDQAVAAIINGRDAIDQLNRNLLVAARDVWSDRWSDLTPRPVILTSWVGYDTDGRTDIGWWDTLRLRLRMKRLQLERVLAQLAPLAGTDALQRTVNQAIEAVSTQIEACPTTPNPDGVQAFAQALITRRQEAITDPAALLPQFDAVISTADEETRLALCVIRAGLVSHSMSLAHTHVRLNATQLHNVARQRLGITDPPEDQSRRRILLSKINEALDTVQPVNIDFGTLIAEQASAARLMMTVAQVVKHIDNAAPVRFLIAETESGYTLLTALWLARLLGIEDRIEISPLFETADALEQGARILQEALRSPHYRAYLQKTGRLALQFGYSDSGRYVGQLAASYLIERLRMKIAELLARYDVKGVEVILFDTHGESIGRGAHPGSLYDRLKYLSPTKSRKALRAAGVVVREESAFQGGDGYLLFGTPALATATIARIAEHAFPRMSGPKDPVYDEQDFASDYFTTIRTHMEELVEDPGYAALLGAFGPALIDKTGSRPAARQSDGAVGRPQISHPRELRAIPNNAILQQLGWCANSIHGIGAALIRHPETFDDLYQNSFRFRRAMNLAEHALRHSDLDVLRAVVATFDPTTWLDRAAHERETDQRKTKALMLVAKAVERLGLAAVTQAMFRRIQVDHLQLRAGWSDAPRMTMRERLLHALRLALIHRIWLLETEIPDFSPRHGVTRQALEALILRLEIPLALNLLSQVFPPAPDPAVERDYFEPSTERQGSSYAHEHAAIFQPMSDMFDLVREIGTAISHEVGAFG
- a CDS encoding DUF4142 domain-containing protein, producing the protein MARRFGWALGLLVPVAACSNPPAPPPAPPAPTVSDTDRSFVTALTQANLAEIQAGDLASKTSNKASIRKLGSQMSNEHSQLNEKLGTLAKAKGIDVPTQPNEQQQAVYQKLQGERASRFNNDYVDSELDGHKALEPVLNLEINQGSDADLKKLAGDTLPVIQLHVKELEALKTGKTPRRLRHGAAAATIPPVVQSAAPAALAPAPATAPAAQ
- a CDS encoding DUF445 domain-containing protein; its protein translation is MLPVQDKPARDRLLQAKRLALFLLLFMLGLSLLALFIPSSLGAGWVKGMIGAAANAGLIGGLADWFAVTALFRHPLGLPVPHTAIIPAQKQRLGQALGRFVAQHFFTPAEISRAVKTIDLAGIFQRLLNDPSIFLPASQAGARLVPRLLSSMEAGRARKLVIRLLPRLMGGQAASAVIARALNGLVDGGKHQDIFTLLLNALRDTLHQKESQLHGIIAQRVSEHGGRLVGWVVGAQIASKVLAAINVELDKMGPDQSDLRLAFDEWVRVQIGKLQNDPAHAADMGKAVTRLMAEPAAQAWLKDIWQRLRSTIVTDANRNDGRTVLIIQGFLGELGSLLEQSPDMRDTLNRGAESIILNALPSLQESLSQFIASVVAGWDTETITDKLELRIGRDLQFVRVNGTLVGFVVGGALYAVLRVISSQIG
- a CDS encoding transglutaminase family protein, whose translation is MHIRAGYRLTYQHIDYTPMLLMVHVHPSRAGDLLDPGIVTLDPPTAMTVYTDGFGNRCTRLVAPPGLITISTMFTIQDSGEADVVNWSARQTPVPMLPDDVLVYLMGSRYCETDRLSTLAWQLFGQMPEGWPRVQAIVDYVHQRIRFDYQMARATRTAWEAHEEQVGVCRDFAHLAVTLCRCMNIPARYCTGYLGDIGIPPVPDPMDFSAWFDVYLDGIWYTFDARHNKPRIGRILMARGRDATDVAISTSFGKSDLVEFGVVTDEI